The genomic region AGATTGTATTTCAAAGTCTTTTAAGTTTTCAATTtccgacactaagacactaattaatcaactaggtaccaatttttgggcgtgatgagggtgctaatccttcctcgtgcataaccgactctcgaacccgttTTTCTGAATTTCgcggaccaaaatcgttgtttaaataaatcaaaatatttattaaaaacaaccacttttacgaggtgacccgatcacacctcatcaaaaaggattggtggcgactcctctgtTCGTTTTTATTCTCAAAATAACAAGTCAActccgttttcaaaaaaaaatagttttgacaaTGATGTCTGGTGGATCGAAGAAGCTCCAACGGTGGTTCAAGAGATTGCGGGGACAGAGACAGAACATCCATCATCCTAGCTGTGTGTCATGGAACAGATGTCTTGAGCAACTAGAAGGTCTTATTCATTCTCTAGTAGAGGAGTGATTGTCTTAGAGTTGATATGGTTCATCGTTTTAATATTTAATCTTAGATTTCACACTGGCATGGAGAGGTCCTTAAGGAAGAGAAGAGGAAAGGATTtggttttctttaatttttgtttttcttggtTTGCCCGAAAACAAGTATTGCATTTGCTTTATGACTGttactttttctctttctttacAAATAAGAACATGCCAATTTGCATTTAAAAGAATGCTTTGATTTAATTGTAACGGTGGTTAAACCTTATAAACTCCTTTCACTTCTCTTTTAGGTAAGAAAGCATCCAGTAACTTTCCCTAGCTTTGACATTTACCACGAAACCACCTCCAGTTCACGTTCCCCTGTAGGTTTTCTATGCACGCTGAGATTACCATCACGCCTGTCCTTTATAGGGCAACTGCTGAGAACTTATGAGGATATATGGGCAATTTAGATATTGTACCTAATTTTCTGTAATCGAGCTGAATAGTAAGAATTTAAGCAAATTCAAAATCTTGAGCAAAAAAATGCATTTTAGAATAAAAGATTTGTTGATTTCACTTAATACACAGTATCATTGTATTGCCCTAGGGTCGGGAAGAGCTCATTGCTTATGATGTATAATAAACACATTATTCTTCACCATATAGCCAAACTTATTACTTAGAATTGTTGCCTAAACATGACAAAGAGGCAATAAAGTGGTATAAAAGAAATACAATAGTAAAGTTACTTCATATAGTGCTGGAGATTTGATGGTCTTGGTGTAGGAACAAGAATTAAAGGCTTCTTTTTCTTCATAATAATTCCAAATAAGCCAATCAAGTCATTTTCTTCACCGTCGGCCAAATTCCAATCATAAGCATGGATCATTGCTGCCAAGGAGGAATACAACATCTTTTCACCGAGAGATACTCCGGCACACATTCTCCTTCCAGAACCAAACGGCATGTACCGGGAATCGTTTCCTAAATAATCGAGCTTCTCATGATCAGTCAAGAACCTCTCAGGCTTGAATTCTAAAGGATTTTCCCAAAGCTGTGGATCCCTCTGAATACACCAAATGTTTAAGAAGACCCTGGTGCCCTTTGGTACGCTATAGCCACCAACGTTGCTTGAGTCGCCCGGGCAACGGGGTACAAGGAGTGGCATCGGTGGGTGCAATCGGAAGGTCTCCTTTACTGCAGCATCTAGATAGCGCAACTTAGGCAAGTGAGTCTCATCGACGGCGCCATCCGAACCGACAACATCGTCTATTTCTTGCTTCACCTTTTTCATTGCTTCAGGATTTGCAATTAGTTCAGCCATTGTCCATTCCATCATGGTTGATGTTGTATCAGTTCCACCGACCACAATGTCctgattattaaaaaaaaaaaaaaaacttattagcACCCCAAGAAAAtaagataataaaaaagaaagatgatctATGCAGTATGATAGATGAAGAAACTTACCATGAGCAAGGCCTTGACTTGATTCATTGTTATCGATATTCCGCTATCGTTCTTCTGCTTGAGGTCCAACAGAAGCTGCAAGAAGTCTTTTGTTTCAGTGTTTCCATCTTCTTTGCTCAATTTGTTGCTAAAGTTCTCTCTTTCTTCAATCATGGAGTTGAAAAGCTTATCGAAAGAATTAACGATTTTAGTCATTTCCTTCTCCAATCCCTGTATGTCAAACCTTGCAAGCACCGGGAAAATATCAGAAACGTTTGGTTTTCCAAGTATCACCATTAGTTCG from Gossypium arboreum isolate Shixiya-1 chromosome 1, ASM2569848v2, whole genome shotgun sequence harbors:
- the LOC108483715 gene encoding flavonoid 3'-monooxygenase-like → MLQIAFSSYSWLLTASNQKDGMLFPVALSFLVAILGISLWHVWTIRKPKKDIAPLPPGPRGLPIVGYLPYLGTDNLHLVFTDLAAAYGPIYKLWLGNKLCVVISSAPLAKEVVRDNDITFSERDPPVCAKIITFGLNDIVFDSYSSPDWRMKRKVLVREMLSHSSIKACYGLRREQVLKGVQNVAQSAGKPIDFGETAFLTSINAMMSMLWGGKQGGERKGADVWGQFRDLITELMVILGKPNVSDIFPVLARFDIQGLEKEMTKIVNSFDKLFNSMIEERENFSNKLSKEDGNTETKDFLQLLLDLKQKNDSGISITMNQVKALLMDIVVGGTDTTSTMMEWTMAELIANPEAMKKVKQEIDDVVGSDGAVDETHLPKLRYLDAAVKETFRLHPPMPLLVPRCPGDSSNVGGYSVPKGTRVFLNIWCIQRDPQLWENPLEFKPERFLTDHEKLDYLGNDSRYMPFGSGRRMCAGVSLGEKMLYSSLAAMIHAYDWNLADGEENDLIGLFGIIMKKKKPLILVPTPRPSNLQHYMK